Part of the Aptenodytes patagonicus chromosome 2, bAptPat1.pri.cur, whole genome shotgun sequence genome, GTGATGCAAAGTGGCAGCACTCTGCTGGAGCCACCGCAGCTCTGCGGGTTGGTACCTGCTTAGGAGGTCGCCCCGGGTACCGTTTGAGAGATGTTGCCTGTAATTTTTCACCTGTTTTCATAGGGTAAGCTTTACGTGCTGTAATTCATCTTGCATCCCGTAGCAGCTTCAGATTAGTCTGTTAGCTGTTAGACTgctaatgagaaaaagaaaataactgagaGGTTATTAGTGGCTGAGATCCTGACTGCTTGACAAAACTCCCATTCAACACCTTTTGTGTAACTAAGAACTGCAAAATTCAGCCCATGTCTATAAGATTAAGCAAGTGCTCGATTGATTCCCCCAAAGTCCTTGAAAATTTTTACTGCACCACATCCTcactgtaataataaaaatgattgtttctcttcaggaaaaataaaagaaaaaatattaaattcttcaGTACTTAATGGATTTAATCACTTTGTAATATattggaaaaggaaagcaagctATAAAACATaaggaaacatggaaaaatgCTATGTTTTCCTGTAATAGGTATATGCTGtaactaaaaacaaaaattaatttttagctcagtattttaacatttaaaatttttaataatCTGGAGTAATGATAAAATTTTGGTATTGCTTTCTGTCATTCATAAAGTGATCGAGTtttaacaaacaacaaaaatatccttTTATGTGGAGGCATATGCTTTTAATCTTTATTCCCTGTTGAAGTTGGTGAGGACTTACACTTCAAAAGCAACAATAAATACAGTACCTTAGTGCTTTCATATTAATAAGTACTACTGAAAGGGATGTTAAAAACCTCATTTGTGAAATACTGGGGCAACGCCCATTTCtccaatacacacacacacatatatacacacacattaaaaaatatttatcagtcGTTATTTTCagtcttgccccccccccccccccccccggagtgCTTGTTTGGGGCAAGACCACAAAGACTGCAGTTTGCATGACTAGTTCATACTCCTTCAatcccattaatttcagtggtgTTTCTAATGTGAGTAAAGGCTGCTCATTTGAGTAGGAGTTGTTGGATTGAGCCCATAGCCTGTTGTTCTGTGAAGCATCTTAGTAGCCTCAGTGTGCTGTGCAGGGAATGTACCGTCATCTATGGCAAAGCAGCGTTTACTTCGGTGCCATCTGAGTCACCTGCTTGCTTACCAGTCCAAGAAAGTGAAGCTTTGAGAGAGATTTAACTTGTCTGATTTCTTaagaaatgccaaaataatttaTCCTAAATGGAAAATACTGTGGTGAGGTTCTTTGTATGTCTACTTTGAAGTtgattcggggggggggggggggaaccctgaCGACTCTCTAGCATTgttctctaaaatatttttcaaaagcagtccTTGAATATTTCAAGACAGGAGATGGATGAGATGAATGTGCTTGGATTGGTCACTTGAAAAGTATTCTCACTATTTTCAAGGCTTGGGGGTTGAGAGAAGGAGGAATATAAAAGAGCTGTAGGTCCCCAGTTAGTATGGGAGCAAGCCTGGTCGCCCTGAGATAGCACAAAACTAGCCATTTCTTTCATTGAGAACAGAGCTGAGCACTGATCATCTGAGAAATACCTATACTGCTGTATTCCACTTGTACTTTTTCACAAGTtatatttcaaatgcaaactgctgctgctttgagttCATGAATTAGGACACTAGACTGGTTATTATCTTGAAATGCTGAACAGGTCCATATTGATACCTCCTGACAGTGGGCATCAGTAGTTTAGGTTTCTGTTGGAAGCTTACACATTATACATACTAGTTTTGACATATATAGATCATGAGACTGTCTTCTAGTGCAGAAAATAATACCTGTTTTGACTGTAAATTTTCACATTTGGGCTTGTTGATTACTGTACAGTGTCTGAAATAATTAGCTTGCTGGTGTTTGATCAGCTTGTTCTAGATCAGAGGACAGCCATATTTGAATGGCTATATTGCCTGAATCCATCACTAATTACTTAAACCTTTTGTGCAAGGTTTGTTTAGAGAAAGCTCTCCTTAAACAAAAGAATAGTGATATATAGATAAAAACCTGGAAGAGGAGCCTCACAGTTTGCAGCTTCTTTTAGAATCAATCCTCCTTTGCAACCATGCcttaatagtagtagtagtagtagcagtagtagtagtagttgtagtggtggtagtagtagtaataataataataatgataggcAACTCTTACCCAGCTTGCCAAAGTTTGGAAATAAGCACTGGAAAATCTTCTCAGTGAAAGCCTTAGGAGAGACGTGGTCCCTCCGTGCGTGGTCGGTACTATCAACCAGGGAACTCAGTAGATTCTGAGTAAGGACCAGAGGATCAGGGCCCCCCGACTGTAAAAATGTAAATCTGTAATGTAAACAAGGATTTGTTTGAGTTGTCTTAGTTTGGAAAGACTCTGGAGAGAGGTGAGCGTGTTGGGTGCCTCGCTGGTCTGTACTCTGCATGCTTTCACTTTGCGAAAGCTGAAGTACGCACTGAAAATGTGGTTTGGAAGTCTGCTTTTTCACTTACTCATTTTGGGAGGCTTTAGGTTTTTCAACATATGCTTTAGCATATCTGCGGCCAATACACTCTTCTTCTGTGGTGAATCATGTTAtcttctgtgatatttttgtaACACAATGTGATAGTTAAGTTTCTACAGAAGCATTTGCCATAAGGATTAGTCTAGTATTGTCTAGCAACAGCTATATATTATTGATCTTAACCCAAACAGTGTAACAGCTTCAGCACTTTGTGCAGAAGTCTTAAATAATATTTGACTGTTTTCAATTGCATTTTATTCCCCCctcccaaaagggaaaaaaggaagggaaaaaatccaGTGGTACTCGAAGTAGAGTTTTCCTTTTAGCTAGTAAGTACAGTAGAATTTTGTgtaaatcatatttaaaattagaaaaaaaacattcagtgaTCATTTCTTAATAGAAAATGCATGTCTTTTATTTAGTGGCAAGCACTggatatataaatgtataaatacatagTGCCATTTTAACAGTTTTTTGAAGGTACAGTTTTGGAAGGTACAGGGAAATAACAAGTTTGAGATGCTCTAGAAGGCTAGGAAATAGTATTCAGGGCACAGATTTATCACCTTTATCAGCCAAAACTCCCTGCTGAAATCTGTAGGGAGTGTTAGCTCAGCGAAGACTGAAAAGAACTGACATGTAATTTTGTCAAAAGCGATTTTATAGTTAATGTTCTGTAAAaacctcttttttaaaagtaacCGGAACATCTCAAGATTacacttttcttttattttgcactaCTACCTTTTTTTCGTAACTGTTTCTGTTGTAATGATAAGTTCTGAATTTCTTGGCAATCTTTTTTTTAGGCATTCTATAATATTGCCTGGTATATTCATAGCTACATGAAGCTTTTTTCATACTAAGCATAGGATATTGAGGGTATCGGCCCAATCCTGCTCCATCAAAGTCGATGGAAGTTTTGCCATTCATTTTAGTAGAAACAGGATTGGACGCTTTATTTGCTTACTATGCCTATCTTCAATAGAAATCAGCTATGTCTTTGCTTCTAGCTATGCTCAACCTCATTACAGATACACATTACGTTCCTTGCTCTGACAGGATACTTAGACTACCAGCATTCTATTATCAAGGCAGAATTTAGTAGAAGAACTTGTTAATTGTcggctattttatttttatttttagttgtgCAATTTTTTCATGATGTTGAATTATggtgctaatttaaaaaaaaaaaaaataggatccaggaaaataaaataagagtGCAGCTTGGGATATCATGATTGcagaaaacattctttttgttttctgtttcaattaAGAGACCACGTCTCTTTTTTTAGAGAAATAGAATATGGCTATTTAATTGAAACCTTAGCACAGGGTTTTTGCCGAGCATTCTTCCtgagtataaaataaaataaaccgaTAGACATCTTAATACGTTCTCTTTCAGTACAAAAACAATAAATTATTGATATGGCAAGAAGACTCGGAGCTGCTTTTCTCACGTACTCAAATGCATATAACAAAAACTGATTTACAGCTGTCATTCTCTTCTACTGAACTGATTTGCTGTTGTCACTTGATCTGTGGGCTGACGAAAAGCAGTTAGGTCCAGAGCAGCAAATGGAACCTGAGTAATTACCTACATTCCTTCTCACccacatgacaaaaaaaaacccctaaaaatgTTATTGTATGTTGATTTCTTATTCCTGCGCAGCTATTTATTTGATCAGGTGTGAATTAGAATTCCGTTCATTAAACATGCTTGTTATTCGGCACAAGAGGGTAACGCGAGTCAGAGGAAGTAGCTGCCTACAACAGTAATTAAACATGTGTAACCAATTAGTGGGTTTTCCACTATGGCACAAGCATATAATTTGCTGAGTCTTTCTATGAGAATAGATGAAAATAGGTACAAAAAGTGTGCCTGACTACAACATTCTCATGTTAAACATGTCAATGTAAATGAActttaaatatataatttctaGTTTGTTAACAAACCTCTCTTTTGGCTAAAATGAACTCTATTGGCTAATAGCAATAACATGTAatttaatgtgggtttttttgctagagaAATATTGCATCTGACAGAGCCAATTAATTGTATTAACAATATTAATTTTATGGCTAGGATATAGGACGTCCAGTTTATGTATCGCAGAACAACTAATTTCAGCAGCATTTAACGGCATTTCTAAGCAAAGTACAAAAAGACGTAATGCTAGTTTATGCGCCTACCTTTGGGATAGGAAGACTTTCCTTTTCTGAGTCAAAATGCTAGAAGTGCTTACACACTCTTGTTACTTTTATAAATGAATTCATTTCATTGAAAATTCTTAAGTTAAATAAATGCTTATTGATTTAAAAGGTTATATAGAATTACATTAAATTCATGGTGTCTCAACACTGTATAAAGATAATAAATCTAGGTAGTCCAGGACCACACTTGAGTAACAGAGGCCCAGTTTGTCCTGTCAGGTGCTGATTTGAGTTTGAAAGGTTACAGATTAGTTTAGCAATGTTAAGTGAACTGGCAAAGGCATCTCTAATTTTGCTGGAAATGAGGAAGCTTGATGGTAAAAGGGAATCCTAATGAGTCCATCGAAAGCTTGCTTTGTACCCAACAGACAAGGTGCTGTGAATTGTATGAAAATATTGGAAATCAATGGCTTCTATGGAATTTCATTAAGAAGCAGTATCCACAATTGATAGCACCTCATAATTTGATGGATTGTGCTAAGAAAATGATTAGCTAGGTAGAAAGAGTCATAGAATACACACGCTGGGACCTCAGAAATGTTGAAGTGGGGCaatttgtacaaaataaaaaatactgattttacttatgtgcagaatttttaaatgtaGGGAGAGTTGTCTTGCAAGCCATTGGCTGATACAATCTTTTGATTTTCTAGCAGTCCCAGGAGAAGGAGCAGATGATGGTGATAGCGGGAACGAGAGCAGGAGCGGAAGCGAAGAAACCAACGTTTGTGAGAAATGCTGTGCCGAGTTCTTCAAGTGGACGGACTTCCTGGAGCACAAAAAGAGCTGCACTAAAAACCCCCTGGTGCTGATCGTGAACGAAGATGAAGCAGCTCCACCCCCCGCTGAGGAGTTCCCTGAGCCCTCGCCCGCTAGCTCTCCTAGTGACCAGGCAGAGAGTGAAGCTGCTGAAGAAGGCGTCCAGGCAGAAAACAATGATAGCTCTGAGGTAAAAAACACggaaaaggaagaagagccaATGGAGGTAGAAACTTCTGCGGAGAAAAGTTTCCAGAATCAAGGCACCTCAAACACAGCTACTCTTCTACCTCAGATCCCTGAACCATCTTCCATGACAAGCTATAACATGCCAAACACCAATGTCACGCTAGAGACTCTGCTGAGCACTAAAGTGGCGGTCGCGCAGTTCTCGCAGAGCGCACGGACCACCGCTTCCGCGAGCATCAGCAGCGGGGTGACAGCCGTGGCCATCCCCATGATCCTGGAGCAGCTCatggccctgcagcagcagcagattcaCCAGCTCCAGCTAATTGAGCAGATCCGTAGTCAAGTGGCAATGATGAACCGCCAGCCACTACGGCCGTCCCTCAACCCAGTCGTGGCTGCCCAGGGTGGTCCCGGGCAGGCATCCAACCAGCTGCAGGGGTTTGCCACCAGCGCTGCCGTCCAGCTCACTGCAGTCATTCCTCCCGCCATCGTGGGGCAGGCCGCCAGCGGTCAGCCCGCTGCCTTTGACGGCTCTCAGCACATCTCAAGACCTACATCTGGAGCAAGTACGCCCAATATATCCAGCGGTGGCTCTTCTGCCCCACCTGAATCAAGTGTACCTTCCTCCTCGAACGCAATTACGTCCATAACTCCCGTTTCCGTGTCAAACGCTCCTAACAGTGCTTCGCAGCCCCAGAATGCTTCGACTCCGCCTTCAATAGGACATGGAAGCCTCACCTCAGTGTCCAGCCTGCCAAACCCACTTCTACCTCAGACTTCATCAAATAGTGTGATCTTCCCCAATCCGCTGGTTAGCATCGCTGCAACGGCTAACGCGCTAGATCCTCTGTCCGCCCTTATGAAGCACCGTAAAGGAAAGCCACCAAATGTGTCAGTGTTTGAACCCAAGTCAAGCTCTGAGGATCccttttttaaacacaaatgcCGATTTTGTGCCAAGGTCTTTGGAAGTGACAGTGCTTTACAAATTCACCTCCGCTCGCATACAGGCGAAAGACCTTTTAAATGTAACATATGCGGAAACCGCTTTTCCACAAAGGGCAACCTGAAAGTTCATTTTCAGAGGCATAAAGAGAAATACCCTCATATTCAGATGAACCCTTATCCTGTTCCAGAATACCTCGATAACGTGCCCACCTGCTCTGGAATCCCATACGGGATGTCGCTGCCCCCCGAAAAGCCGGTCACAACGTGGTTAGACAGCAAACCTGTTTTACCAACCGTCCCGACTTCCATCGGGCTCCAGCTGCCCCCCACTATACCCGGTGTGAACAGCTACGGAGATTCTCCAAGTATCACTCCTATGAGCAGGTCACCCCAGAGGCCTTCTCCTGCCTCCAGTGAATGCACTTCTCTATCCCCGAGCCTCAACACTTCTGAGTCAGGCGTTCCAGCATCTGCCGAATCCCCGCAGCCCGTTCAGAGTGGCACATCTCTGACCAAGGCAGAACCTGTCACTCTGCCTCCCACGAGCACGCGGCTCGGGGACGTTTCTGCAGGTGGGCAAGTTTCCACAGCTTCCACGTCTTCAATTTCTACTGCTGTTACGGACAGCAACGTTGCAACAAGCCTCCCAAACCCTGTGCTTCCAGCAGTGTCTGACCAGTTTAAGGCAAAGTTTCCATTTGGTGGTCTGCTAGACTCTATGCAAACGTCAGAAACCTCAAAACTACAACAGCTAGTGGAGAACATTGATAAGAAGATGACAGATCCAAATCAATGCGTCATTTGTCACCGTGTGCTTAGTTGTCAGAGCGCTCTCAAGATGCATTACAGAACGCATACAGGAGAAAGaccatttaaatgcaaaatttgtgGACGTGCCTTTACTACAAAAGGCAAtctaaaaacacattttggaGTTCATCGAGCGAAGCCACCACTTAGAGTACAGCACTCGTGTCCCATTTGTCAGAAGAAATTTACAAATGCTGTTGTTCTTCAGCAGCACATTCGTATGCATATGGGCGGGCAAATTCCAAACACGCCGCTACCAGAGGGCTTCCAGGACGCCATGGACTCAGAGCTTTCCTACGATGAGAAGAACGTTGACACGCTGAGCAACTTCGACGATGACATTGATGAAAATTCTATGGAGGAGGACCCAGAGCTAAAGGACACGGCAAGTGACTCATCCAAACCCCTTATCTCTTACTCTGGGTCATGTCCTTCTTCACCACCTTCTGTGATCTCCAGTATTGCTGCTTTGGAGAATCAAATGAAAATGATTGATTCTGTCATGAACTGTCAGCAGCTGACCAGTTTAAAATCTATAGAAAATGGATCAGGGGAAAGTGACCATTTGAGCAATGACTCCTCATCAGCCGTTGGTGATCTCGAAAGCCAGagtgcaggcagccctgcaaTGTCAGAGTCTTCTTCCTCCATGCAAGCTTTGTCTCCTGTAAATAGCAATAGTGAAAGTTTCAGATCAAAGTCCCCAGGGCTCAGTAACCAGGAAGAGCCACAAGAAATacaattaaagacagaaaaaccaGACAGTCCACCACCCGCAACTGAAAATGGAGGCGCATTAGATCTGACATCCACCAACCCGGGAAGACCGGTCATCAAAGAGGAGGCTCCTTTTAGTCTGCTGTTCCTGAACAGAGAACGTGGTAAGTTTAAAAGTACTGTTTGTAATATCTGTGGCAAGCCTTTTGCTTGTAAGAGTGCATTGGAAATTCACTACCGCAGCCATACTAAAGAACGTCCATTTGTTTGTACAGTCTGCAGTCGTGGGTGTTCCACTATGGGTAATTTAAAACAGCACTTACTGACGCACAAATTAAAAGAGCTGCCTTCTCAGTTATTTGAACCCAACTTTACTCTAGGTCCCAGCCAAAGTACTCCTAGCCTGGTCACCAGTACAGCGCCTACCATGATCAAAATGGAAGTGAATGGTCACAGCAAGCCGATCTCTTTGGGTGAGGTTCCCTCGCTTCCAGCTGGAATCCAGGTTCCTGCTGCACCACAGACAGTGATGAGTCCGGGGATCACCCCTATGCTGGCACCCCCCCCTCGCCGGACTCCCAAGCAGCACAACTGTCAGTCATGTGGGAAGACCTTCTCCTCAGCAAGTGCACTGCAGATACACGAGCGCACCCATACCGGTGAAAAACCGTTTGGTTGCACAATCTGTGGTAGAGCTTTTACCACAAAGGGGAATCTTAAGGTAAGAGGCCAAATAAAACTGTAAAGGCTCGGGGCGGGGGTTTAAGGCACCGTGCTTGAACTCAGCAGGTTTTAGTGCTAAGTGTTTGTCCCAAAGACAGGAGAGAAGGGAGCTTCAAGGAAATGCTTGCTGTACAGTGGTGGTTATTATGCTTCCACTATGTTGAAGAAAGGGACTGGAAAACAGCTGTGCAATGATGCGAACTTTAAAAATGCTTCCGGGTGTACGTGCATGCAGGTTGTAGTTCTCCTGGCAGACGTGATGGCACACACGGTCAGCTGATGGACGTGTTCTGGCAGTTCTTGTGGACCATGGGTGCAAAATAACCTCGCTATAAACCAGAAACGCGGAACTtgcccagcttcttgggcacctctcAAGTTTCCACTTCCTATTCTGCTTTGCAGCCATTGCAGACTGGAAAGCTGTTTCCCACTGATTTACAGTGGGTTACTACAGGACTGACGCCTCTTATTCCCACAGTCTGGTTAACCATCAGGACACAGCCTGgggaatacatttttaaatgtccgtttttaaaatattaaatttagcAAAATAATCGATACCTCTGACATGAGATAAAATATGATGAAAATAGACAAGATGTAAAAAGGGGAATGGCAGAAAAAACCTCCCATATCCTAGTACAAATAATGCCCTTGGTAATCTTCAGTATGTGAGGACTTCCAGCTTGCATGTGAAATTGTCTGACCTAAGAGGATATGTACTCTTTATTCTTGCGGCACTGCATTTGTTTTCACTGAGAAGAAACAAATGCACATTGAAAAATTACTACAGAGCTGGGTTTTCTTTGTATATGTTGACTGGGCCTTAGAACTGTGTCTTAACTGGAATTGATTTGTTTTCAATGCAAATTAAaaggcatgtttttaaaaagcaagcgaTACTGTAAGTAACAGCATTTCAGGCCAGTCACCTCACCAGAACGTGCTAACTTGGGGGTGCTTCTTGTCCCCGTTTGCTCCGCAGGTCCACATGGGAACTCACATGTGGAATAACGCCCCTGCACGCCGTGGCCGCCGCCTCTCCGTGGAAAACCCCATGGCTCTGCTCGGTGGCGACGCGCTCAAGTTCTCCGAGATGTTCCAGAAGGATTTGGCAGCTCGGGCCATGAACGTTGACCCCAATTTTTGGAACCAATACGCTGCAGCTATCACTAATGGACTTGCTATGAAGAACAATGAGATTTCTGTCATACAGAACGGAGGCATTCCCCAGCTCCCAGTAAGTCTAGGCGGAGGCGCCATCCCGCCTCTGAGTAACCTTACCGGTGGCATGGACAAAGCTCGCACGGGCAGCAGCCCTCCCATTGTCGGTCTGG contains:
- the SALL3 gene encoding sal-like protein 3 isoform X1, translating into MSRRKQAKPQHLKSDEELQAEVVSEHAVPGEGADDGDSGNESRSGSEETNVCEKCCAEFFKWTDFLEHKKSCTKNPLVLIVNEDEAAPPPAEEFPEPSPASSPSDQAESEAAEEGVQAENNDSSEVKNTEKEEEPMEVETSAEKSFQNQGTSNTATLLPQIPEPSSMTSYNMPNTNVTLETLLSTKVAVAQFSQSARTTASASISSGVTAVAIPMILEQLMALQQQQIHQLQLIEQIRSQVAMMNRQPLRPSLNPVVAAQGGPGQASNQLQGFATSAAVQLTAVIPPAIVGQAASGQPAAFDGSQHISRPTSGASTPNISSGGSSAPPESSVPSSSNAITSITPVSVSNAPNSASQPQNASTPPSIGHGSLTSVSSLPNPLLPQTSSNSVIFPNPLVSIAATANALDPLSALMKHRKGKPPNVSVFEPKSSSEDPFFKHKCRFCAKVFGSDSALQIHLRSHTGERPFKCNICGNRFSTKGNLKVHFQRHKEKYPHIQMNPYPVPEYLDNVPTCSGIPYGMSLPPEKPVTTWLDSKPVLPTVPTSIGLQLPPTIPGVNSYGDSPSITPMSRSPQRPSPASSECTSLSPSLNTSESGVPASAESPQPVQSGTSLTKAEPVTLPPTSTRLGDVSAGGQVSTASTSSISTAVTDSNVATSLPNPVLPAVSDQFKAKFPFGGLLDSMQTSETSKLQQLVENIDKKMTDPNQCVICHRVLSCQSALKMHYRTHTGERPFKCKICGRAFTTKGNLKTHFGVHRAKPPLRVQHSCPICQKKFTNAVVLQQHIRMHMGGQIPNTPLPEGFQDAMDSELSYDEKNVDTLSNFDDDIDENSMEEDPELKDTASDSSKPLISYSGSCPSSPPSVISSIAALENQMKMIDSVMNCQQLTSLKSIENGSGESDHLSNDSSSAVGDLESQSAGSPAMSESSSSMQALSPVNSNSESFRSKSPGLSNQEEPQEIQLKTEKPDSPPPATENGGALDLTSTNPGRPVIKEEAPFSLLFLNRERGPSQSTPSLVTSTAPTMIKMEVNGHSKPISLGEVPSLPAGIQVPAAPQTVMSPGITPMLAPPPRRTPKQHNCQSCGKTFSSASALQIHERTHTGEKPFGCTICGRAFTTKGNLKVHMGTHMWNNAPARRGRRLSVENPMALLGGDALKFSEMFQKDLAARAMNVDPNFWNQYAAAITNGLAMKNNEISVIQNGGIPQLPVSLGGGAIPPLSNLTGGMDKARTGSSPPIVGLDKASSETGASRPFTRFIEDNKEIGIN
- the SALL3 gene encoding sal-like protein 3 isoform X2, with amino-acid sequence MSRRKQAKPQHLKSDEELQAEVVSEHAVPGEGADDGDSGNESRSGSEETNVCEKCCAEFFKWTDFLEHKKSCTKNPLVLIVNEDEAAPPPAEEFPEPSPASSPSDQAESEAAEEGVQAENNDSSEVKNTEKEEEPMEVETSAEKSFQNQGTSNTATLLPQIPEPSSMTSYNMPNTNVTLETLLSTKVAVAQFSQSARTTASASISSGVTAVAIPMILEQLMALQQQQIHQLQLIEQIRSQVAMMNRQPLRPSLNPVVAAQGGPGQASNQLQGFATSAAVQLTAVIPPAIVGQAASGQPAAFDGSQHISRPTSGASTPNISSGGSSAPPESSVPSSSNAITSITPVSVSNAPNSASQPQNASTPPSIGHGSLTSVSSLPNPLLPQTSSNSVIFPNPLVSIAATANALDPLSALMKHRKGKPPNVSVFEPKSSSEDPFFKHKCRFCAKVFGSDSALQIHLRSHTGERPFKCNICGNRFSTKGNLKVHFQRHKEKYPHIQMNPYPVPEYLDNVPTCSGIPYGMSLPPEKPVTTWLDSKPVLPTVPTSIGLQLPPTIPGVNSYGDSPSITPMSRSPQRPSPASSECTSLSPSLNTSESGVPASAESPQPVQSGTSLTKAEPVTLPPTSTRLGDVSAGGQVSTASTSSISTAVTDSNVATSLPNPVLPAVSDQFKAKFPFGGLLDSMQTSETSKLQQLVENIDKKMTDPNQCVICHRVLSCQSALKMHYRTHTGERPFKCKICGRAFTTKGNLKTHFGVHRAKPPLRVQHSCPICQKKFTNAVVLQQHIRMHMGGQIPNTPLPEGFQDAMDSELSYDEKNVDTLSNFDDDIDENSMEEDPELKDTASDSSKPLISYSGSCPSSPPSVISSIAALENQMKMIDSVMNCQQLTSLKSIENGSGESDHLSNDSSSAVGDLESQSAGSPAMSESSSSMQALSPVNSNSESFRSKSPGLSNQEEPQEIQLKTEKPDSPPPATENGGALDLTSTNPGRPVIKEEAPFSLLFLNRERGPHGNSHVE